A portion of the Burkholderia sp. GAS332 genome contains these proteins:
- a CDS encoding NADH-FMN oxidoreductase RutF, flavin reductase (DIM6/NTAB) family has translation MTELNSHPLRGDMLLAMRRLARSVAVISCNDGERRYSMSATAVDSLSTEPPSLLICINRTSSIFPPLDKGAAFCVNVLSAQHQHIAIDCSGRLKGEERFSTGNWQNSDHGVPYLHDAQASLICTQDGRFDYGTHAIFIGRVEQVLISGEVDPLVYVDGVYTTAAAPVRCAAA, from the coding sequence ATGACCGAACTCAATTCTCACCCATTGCGCGGCGATATGCTGCTGGCGATGCGCCGCCTCGCGCGCTCGGTCGCGGTCATCAGTTGCAACGACGGCGAACGGCGCTATTCGATGTCGGCCACCGCGGTCGATTCGCTCTCCACCGAGCCGCCGTCGCTGCTGATCTGCATCAACCGCACGTCGTCGATATTTCCGCCGCTCGACAAGGGCGCGGCGTTTTGCGTGAACGTGCTCTCGGCGCAGCATCAGCACATTGCGATCGATTGCAGCGGACGTCTCAAAGGCGAAGAACGTTTCTCGACCGGCAACTGGCAGAACTCGGATCACGGCGTGCCCTATCTGCACGATGCGCAGGCGAGTCTGATCTGCACGCAGGACGGCCGCTTCGATTACGGCACGCACGCGATCTTTATCGGCCGCGTCGAGCAAGTGCTGATCAGTGGCGAGGTCGATCCGCTGGTGTATGTGGACGGTGTCTATACCACCGCTGCGGCGCCCGTGCGCTGCGCAGCGGCCTGA